In a single window of the Sphingosinicella microcystinivorans genome:
- a CDS encoding patatin-like protein — MREKELRLALVCYGGISLAVYMHGITQEIWKLLRASRSWHDADPDPPGGDTEPVYHELLDAIGKHVRLRVLVDIVAGASAGGINGIFLAQAISSGQSLAPLADLWLDKADADELLDPAAVPKSRWSKFYARPLLWMARGQTDPLDEIVEKGAREELRIKVSRFIRSRWFEPPFSGEHFTELLLGAFEAMAETKAASPLLPPGQPLDLFVTVTDYHGYPERLRLHSPEEVMEVEHRKLITFRDSSERGAERKLADIPSLTFAARATASFPGAFPPFQPSELDRVLAKGGKPWPERASFLSRVFPHRATAGLDPANAALLDGSILNNAPFSPAIAALRQRPAHREIDRRFVYIDPKPGIRAIGARIDTTKPPGFFSTILRSLSDIPREQPIRDDLDHLAGLSARVRRLSHVVEGVRATVDEAIEDAIGRRQLRAKVLPAKLQQWRAQANAEAVLRAGFTYPSYAHLKLSQIVEEMARLFADLGEHERDAAERVRKEVWRHIRKNGIDRVTKTTRPRDADTDVFVQFLRRYDLGFRIRRLRFIVRRVNEWGDAGGPEELQKTEALKTALYDLLAPYLDRRRLAFYGPWVRNPAETANADPVPVIEAYGEALGLTDFDALGDARLAAIITDCTTPDLRAQLLKAYLGFPFYDIATFPLLQGEGLDEFDEIKVDRISPDDARAIREGGALATLKGIKFNSFGAFFSRAYRENDYLWGRLHGVDRVIDIVVSALPEGKHLEPGFVAAIKKRAFHAILDAEAPRLTAVPDLIEELRKEIG, encoded by the coding sequence ATGCGTGAGAAGGAGCTTCGGCTGGCGCTCGTCTGCTACGGCGGCATCAGCCTTGCCGTTTACATGCACGGCATCACGCAGGAGATCTGGAAGCTGCTGCGCGCGAGCCGCAGCTGGCACGACGCCGATCCGGACCCGCCCGGCGGCGATACCGAGCCCGTCTATCACGAGCTGCTCGACGCGATCGGCAAGCACGTCCGGCTGCGCGTGCTCGTCGATATCGTCGCGGGCGCGTCGGCGGGCGGCATCAACGGCATCTTCCTCGCGCAGGCGATCTCGTCCGGCCAGAGCCTCGCCCCGCTCGCCGACCTCTGGCTCGACAAGGCGGATGCCGACGAGCTCCTCGACCCCGCGGCGGTGCCGAAATCGCGCTGGAGCAAGTTCTACGCGCGGCCGCTGCTCTGGATGGCGCGCGGGCAGACCGATCCCCTGGACGAGATCGTCGAGAAGGGCGCGCGCGAGGAGCTGCGCATCAAGGTCTCGCGCTTCATCCGCTCGCGCTGGTTCGAGCCGCCGTTCTCGGGCGAGCATTTCACCGAGCTGCTGCTCGGCGCGTTCGAAGCGATGGCGGAGACGAAGGCGGCCTCGCCGCTGCTGCCGCCCGGCCAGCCGCTCGACCTGTTCGTCACCGTCACCGACTATCACGGCTACCCGGAGCGCCTGCGCCTGCACAGCCCCGAGGAGGTGATGGAGGTCGAGCACCGCAAGCTCATCACCTTCCGCGATTCGAGCGAGCGCGGCGCGGAGCGGAAGCTCGCCGACATCCCCTCCCTCACCTTCGCGGCGCGTGCCACCGCGTCCTTTCCGGGCGCCTTCCCGCCGTTCCAGCCGAGCGAGCTCGACCGCGTGCTGGCGAAGGGCGGCAAGCCGTGGCCGGAGCGGGCGTCGTTCCTGTCGCGCGTGTTCCCGCACCGCGCAACGGCGGGGCTCGATCCGGCGAACGCGGCGCTGCTCGACGGCAGCATCCTCAACAACGCGCCGTTCTCGCCCGCCATCGCCGCGCTCCGCCAGCGCCCGGCGCACCGCGAGATCGACCGCCGCTTCGTCTACATCGACCCCAAGCCCGGCATCCGCGCCATCGGCGCGCGCATCGACACCACGAAGCCGCCGGGCTTCTTCTCGACGATCCTGCGCTCGCTGTCCGACATCCCGCGCGAGCAGCCGATCCGCGACGATCTCGACCACCTCGCCGGGCTTTCGGCCCGCGTGCGGCGCCTCAGCCATGTCGTCGAGGGCGTGCGCGCCACGGTGGACGAGGCGATCGAGGACGCGATCGGCCGCCGCCAGCTTCGCGCGAAGGTGCTGCCCGCGAAGCTCCAGCAGTGGCGCGCGCAGGCGAACGCCGAGGCCGTGCTGCGCGCGGGCTTCACCTACCCGTCCTACGCGCACCTGAAGCTGAGCCAGATCGTCGAGGAGATGGCGCGGCTGTTCGCCGACCTCGGCGAGCATGAGCGCGACGCCGCGGAGCGCGTCCGCAAGGAGGTCTGGCGGCATATCCGCAAGAACGGCATCGACCGCGTGACCAAGACCACCCGCCCGAGAGACGCCGACACCGACGTCTTCGTGCAGTTCCTGCGCCGCTACGACCTCGGCTTCCGCATCCGGCGGCTGCGCTTCATCGTCCGGCGCGTCAACGAATGGGGCGATGCGGGCGGACCGGAGGAGCTTCAGAAGACCGAGGCGTTGAAGACCGCGCTCTACGACCTGCTCGCGCCCTATCTCGATCGCCGCCGGCTCGCCTTCTACGGCCCGTGGGTCCGCAATCCCGCCGAAACCGCGAACGCGGACCCCGTGCCGGTGATCGAGGCCTATGGCGAGGCGCTCGGGCTCACCGACTTCGACGCGCTCGGCGACGCGCGGCTCGCCGCCATCATCACGGACTGCACCACGCCGGACCTCCGCGCCCAGCTCCTGAAGGCCTATCTCGGCTTCCCCTTCTACGACATCGCCACCTTCCCGCTGTTGCAGGGCGAGGGTCTCGACGAGTTCGACGAGATCAAGGTCGACCGCATCTCGCCGGACGACGCGCGCGCGATCCGCGAGGGCGGCGCGCTCGCGACGCTGAAAGGCATAAAGTTCAACAGCTTCGGCGCGTTCTTCAGCCGCGCCTACCGCGAGAACGACTATCTCTGGGGCCGCCTCCACGGCGTCGACCGGGTGATCGACATCGTCGTCTCGGCGCTGCCCGAGGGCAAGCATCTGGAGCCGGGCTTCGTGGCCGCGATCAAGAAGCGCGCCTTCCATGCCATCCTCGACGCCGAGGCGCCGCGGCTCACGGCGGTGCCGGACCTCATCGAGGAGCTTCGCAAGGAGATCGGGTAA
- a CDS encoding class I SAM-dependent methyltransferase, with the protein MTPLGRRLAAEISEHGPISVDRYMAECVAAYYAGRDPFGRDGDFTTAPEISQMFGEIIGLWTADLWDRAGRPQRVNLVELGPGRGTLMADLLRAARALPAFAEAIRVHFVETSPTLRAAQAERVPGATWHDDLGAVPRGVPLFVVANEFFDALPVRQEVRVDGEWRERQVGLVGDTLTFMPAGDAIRETSPARADYAATLAARIAADGGAALVVDYGYEGPAEGDSLQALAAHAAAAPLAAPGEHDLTAHVDFAALAEAARGAGTRVSPLALQGPFLLALGIAARAERLSHGLDPEARHAIAGAMRRLTLPQAMGSLFKVLVFTHKDWPEPAGFGA; encoded by the coding sequence ATGACACCGCTCGGGCGCAGGCTCGCCGCGGAGATTTCAGAACACGGCCCGATCAGCGTGGACCGCTACATGGCGGAATGCGTCGCGGCTTATTACGCCGGGCGCGATCCCTTCGGGCGCGACGGCGACTTCACCACTGCGCCGGAAATCAGCCAGATGTTCGGTGAGATCATCGGCCTGTGGACAGCCGACCTGTGGGACCGTGCCGGCCGGCCGCAGCGCGTCAACCTCGTCGAGCTTGGGCCGGGTCGCGGTACGCTGATGGCGGACCTGCTGCGCGCCGCACGCGCGCTTCCCGCCTTCGCAGAGGCGATCCGCGTCCACTTCGTGGAGACGAGCCCTACCCTGCGCGCGGCACAGGCCGAACGCGTGCCCGGAGCCACTTGGCACGACGATCTCGGAGCCGTGCCACGGGGAGTACCGCTGTTCGTCGTCGCCAACGAGTTCTTCGATGCCCTCCCCGTCCGGCAGGAGGTCCGCGTGGACGGCGAATGGCGCGAGCGGCAAGTCGGCCTCGTGGGAGACACACTCACCTTTATGCCCGCAGGCGATGCCATCCGCGAAACCTCGCCCGCGCGCGCGGATTACGCCGCAACCCTCGCCGCCCGGATCGCGGCGGACGGCGGCGCGGCGCTGGTCGTCGACTACGGCTACGAAGGCCCCGCCGAGGGTGACTCATTGCAGGCGCTCGCCGCTCATGCCGCTGCCGCCCCGCTCGCTGCGCCCGGAGAGCACGACCTCACCGCGCACGTCGATTTCGCGGCGCTCGCCGAGGCCGCGCGGGGCGCGGGCACGCGCGTTTCACCGCTCGCGCTGCAAGGCCCGTTCCTGCTCGCGCTCGGCATCGCGGCGCGTGCCGAACGCCTGTCGCACGGCCTCGACCCGGAAGCCCGCCATGCTATAGCGGGCGCCATGCGGCGGCTCACCCTGCCGCAGGCGATGGGGAGCCTGTTCAAGGTGCTTGTATTCACGCACAAGGATTGGCCCGAACCCGCGGGGTTCGGCGCATGA
- a CDS encoding ribose-phosphate pyrophosphokinase has translation MKLLAGNSNLQLAGDIARYLDMPLTKASVRRFADEEVFVEIHENVRGEDVFVIQSTAFPANDNLMELLICIDALKRASAKRITAVVPYFGYARQDRKPGPRTPISAKLVANLITVAGANRVLSVDLHAGQIQGFFDIPTDNLYAAPVMSEDILARYGSENMMVVSPDVGGVVRARALAKRLDNAPLAIVDKRRERAGESEVMNIIGDVESRFCILVDDIVDSAGTLCNAAAALRAAGAKAVVAYCTHGVLSGGAVARVEGSELMELVITDSISRPEIADAEKLRQLTIAPLLGEAIRRIADRSSVSSLFD, from the coding sequence ATGAAGCTGCTTGCGGGCAACAGCAACCTTCAGCTCGCGGGCGACATCGCCCGTTACCTCGACATGCCGCTGACGAAAGCAAGCGTCCGCCGCTTCGCCGACGAGGAGGTCTTCGTCGAGATTCACGAGAACGTGCGCGGCGAGGACGTGTTCGTAATCCAGTCGACCGCCTTCCCGGCGAACGACAACCTGATGGAGCTGCTGATCTGCATCGACGCGCTGAAGCGTGCGAGCGCCAAGCGCATCACTGCTGTCGTGCCCTATTTCGGCTACGCCCGGCAGGACAGGAAGCCGGGGCCGCGCACGCCGATTTCGGCGAAGCTCGTCGCCAACCTCATCACCGTCGCGGGCGCCAACCGCGTGCTCTCGGTCGATCTCCACGCCGGGCAGATCCAGGGCTTCTTCGACATCCCCACCGACAACCTCTACGCCGCCCCGGTGATGAGCGAGGACATCCTTGCCCGCTACGGCTCCGAGAACATGATGGTCGTCTCACCCGACGTCGGCGGCGTGGTGCGCGCCCGTGCGCTCGCCAAGCGGCTCGACAACGCCCCGCTCGCCATCGTCGACAAGCGCCGCGAGCGCGCCGGCGAGTCCGAAGTTATGAATATTATCGGCGACGTCGAGAGTCGGTTCTGCATCCTCGTCGACGACATCGTCGATTCGGCCGGAACGCTGTGCAACGCCGCCGCCGCGCTGCGGGCCGCGGGCGCCAAGGCCGTGGTCGCCTACTGCACGCACGGCGTGCTCTCGGGCGGCGCCGTGGCGCGCGTCGAGGGCTCGGAGCTGATGGAACTTGTCATCACCGATTCCATCTCGCGCCCCGAGATCGCGGATGCCGAGAAGCTGCGCCAGCTCACCATCGCGCCGCTGCTCGGCGAGGCGATCCGCCGCATCGCGGACAGATCGTCCGTCTCCAGCCTGTTCGACTAG
- a CDS encoding DNA-3-methyladenine glycosylase I, whose amino-acid sequence MDGKTRCFGNGPGKEFYAAYHDEEWGIPVHDDRHLFEMLVLEGAQAGLSWETVLRKREGYRTAFHGFDPARVAAMTDAELEQVLATGNIVRNRLKVWSARRNAAVFLELQRQHGSFDAWLWAFVDGQPIVNRPKGFGDVPAATPLSDAISKALKKAGMNFVGSTIVYAYMQAVGLVNDHVQGCWKAPA is encoded by the coding sequence ATGGACGGCAAGACCCGCTGTTTCGGCAACGGTCCCGGTAAAGAATTCTACGCCGCGTACCACGACGAAGAGTGGGGCATCCCCGTCCACGACGACCGCCACCTGTTCGAGATGCTGGTCCTCGAAGGCGCGCAGGCGGGGCTCAGCTGGGAAACCGTGCTGAGAAAGCGCGAAGGCTACCGCACCGCGTTCCATGGCTTCGACCCCGCCCGCGTCGCGGCGATGACGGACGCGGAACTCGAGCAGGTGCTGGCGACCGGCAACATCGTCCGCAACCGTCTGAAGGTCTGGTCGGCGCGGCGAAACGCCGCCGTCTTCCTCGAACTCCAGCGCCAGCACGGCAGCTTCGACGCATGGCTCTGGGCGTTCGTGGACGGGCAGCCGATCGTGAACCGCCCGAAGGGCTTCGGCGACGTCCCCGCCGCGACGCCGCTCAGCGACGCCATTTCGAAGGCGCTGAAAAAGGCAGGTATGAACTTCGTCGGCTCGACGATCGTCTATGCCTACATGCAGGCCGTCGGCCTCGTGAACGATCACGTGCAAGGCTGCTGGAAGGCGCCGGCCTGA
- a CDS encoding replicative DNA helicase: protein MLTPLRAVPAPADDSPTLPHNLDAEAALLGAMMIDNRLAEDVQLKLRPEHFFEPVHGEIYAAILKLVDRAMLATPVTLRPMFAEHPALAELGGPAYLAQLTEQSAALIAAKDFAAQIYDLALLRELVRVGREMVVSASDTSVDVNPHEQIQQAELALYKVAEEGEVSNAVKSFAQSATLAVQMAERAKQSGGHLSGITTGLNALNTKIGGLHRSDLVILAGRPAMGKTALATNIAFSAAERLMKDRADQIDKTSGAGVAFFSLEMSADQLATRILAEQARISSEDLRMGKINQAQFRELVRASAALQDLPLYIDDTPGLTIAALRSRARRLKRQKGVGLIVVDYLQLLQGSSRQANDNRVNEISEITRGLKTLAKELNVPVIALSQLSRAVEQREDKRPQLADLRESGTIEQDADIVLFVYRDEYYHAQKKPEDGTEKFEKWIERGNAIRGRAEVIVAKQRHGSTGIVDLHFEAVHTRFSDLADDAHLPERAYE, encoded by the coding sequence ATGCTGACACCGCTTCGTGCCGTACCGGCGCCTGCCGACGACTCGCCGACTCTTCCGCACAACCTCGATGCGGAGGCGGCGCTGCTCGGCGCCATGATGATCGACAACCGGCTCGCCGAGGACGTGCAGCTGAAGCTGCGGCCCGAGCATTTCTTCGAACCCGTGCACGGCGAGATCTATGCCGCCATCCTGAAGCTCGTCGACCGCGCCATGCTGGCGACCCCGGTGACGCTGAGGCCGATGTTCGCCGAGCATCCGGCCCTCGCCGAGCTTGGCGGCCCCGCCTATCTCGCGCAGCTCACCGAGCAGTCCGCCGCGCTCATCGCCGCCAAGGACTTCGCCGCGCAGATCTACGACCTCGCCCTCCTGCGCGAGCTCGTGCGCGTCGGGCGCGAAATGGTGGTGAGCGCCTCGGACACGTCCGTGGACGTGAACCCGCACGAGCAGATCCAGCAGGCCGAGCTCGCGCTCTACAAGGTCGCCGAGGAAGGCGAGGTCTCGAACGCGGTGAAGAGCTTCGCCCAGTCCGCGACGCTCGCCGTGCAGATGGCGGAGCGCGCCAAGCAGTCGGGCGGGCACCTCTCGGGCATCACCACCGGCCTCAACGCGCTCAACACCAAGATCGGCGGGCTCCATCGCTCCGACCTCGTCATCCTCGCCGGGCGCCCGGCGATGGGCAAGACGGCGCTCGCCACCAACATCGCCTTCTCGGCCGCCGAACGCCTGATGAAGGACCGCGCCGACCAGATCGACAAGACGAGCGGCGCGGGCGTCGCCTTCTTCAGCCTCGAAATGTCGGCGGACCAGCTCGCGACGCGTATCCTTGCCGAGCAGGCGCGGATCAGCTCCGAGGACCTGCGCATGGGCAAGATCAACCAGGCGCAGTTCCGCGAGCTGGTGCGCGCGTCCGCCGCGCTTCAGGACCTGCCGCTCTACATCGACGATACGCCCGGCCTCACCATCGCCGCGCTGCGCTCGCGCGCGCGGCGCCTCAAGCGCCAGAAGGGCGTCGGCCTCATCGTCGTCGACTACCTCCAGCTTCTGCAAGGCAGCAGCCGGCAGGCGAACGACAACCGCGTCAACGAGATCTCGGAGATCACGCGCGGCCTGAAGACGCTCGCCAAGGAGCTGAACGTGCCGGTGATCGCGCTGTCGCAGCTCTCGCGCGCCGTCGAGCAGCGCGAGGACAAGCGGCCCCAGCTCGCCGACCTTCGCGAATCCGGCACCATCGAGCAGGACGCCGACATCGTGCTGTTCGTATACCGCGACGAATATTACCACGCCCAGAAGAAGCCCGAGGACGGCACCGAGAAGTTCGAGAAGTGGATCGAGCGCGGCAACGCGATCCGCGGCCGCGCCGAGGTGATCGTGGCGAAGCAGCGCCATGGCTCCACCGGCATCGTCGACCTGCATTTCGAAGCCGTGCACACGCGCTTCAGCGACCTCGCCGACGACGCGCACCTGCCCGAGCGGGCCTACGAATAG
- a CDS encoding GNAT family N-acetyltransferase: MSNIIFRTPGDTDLPALCQLGRDTFIETFGHLYSAADLNHFLETVFGPDGLPVEFADPAYAFRIAEADGRMVAYCKVGPPYLPAPEDGRSKCELRQLYILKAWHGRGIAQPMMDWALAWAHAGGWQDMYLSVWSENHRAQTVYAKYGFEKVGEFDFMVGDHADHEFLYRKALRP, from the coding sequence ATGAGCAATATCATTTTCCGCACGCCGGGGGACACCGATCTTCCGGCGCTCTGTCAGCTTGGCCGCGACACGTTCATCGAAACCTTCGGCCATCTCTACAGCGCCGCGGACCTCAACCATTTCCTCGAAACCGTGTTCGGCCCCGATGGACTGCCGGTGGAGTTCGCCGATCCCGCCTACGCCTTCCGCATCGCCGAGGCAGACGGCCGGATGGTCGCCTACTGCAAGGTCGGCCCGCCCTACCTTCCCGCACCGGAAGACGGGCGCAGCAAATGCGAGCTTCGACAGCTCTACATCCTGAAGGCATGGCATGGGCGCGGCATCGCGCAGCCGATGATGGACTGGGCGCTCGCATGGGCACACGCGGGCGGCTGGCAGGACATGTATCTCAGCGTCTGGTCGGAGAACCACCGGGCGCAGACGGTATATGCGAAGTACGGCTTCGAAAAGGTCGGCGAGTTCGATTTCATGGTGGGCGATCATGCCGATCACGAATTTCTCTACCGCAAGGCGCTGCGTCCATGA
- a CDS encoding PEP-CTERM sorting domain-containing protein: MKSVSVFATAFVLAAGSAAQAAPILVTAVGQLVQASPIPGTTLPDFAAPIADFSDFAAYWVIDPDAGTRITTPLPAPSIGETVYFRGSVIEFGAVISGFGFDPLFLTNSPASLRQAFLLDNAISGTRITDQFSIAGGAFLDGSGLVREIAFDRDLGEDVFISLFQVNLSEGTFLPEDPPSLLDGDSFPDLDRVIETAQFRSLILRFSHGTPTTAAEMRALPQMTFNGINMFIGYTYLDDVETPEPAAIGLFGFGLAALALRRRRRAG; this comes from the coding sequence ATGAAATCAGTTTCCGTTTTCGCCACGGCCTTCGTTCTGGCCGCGGGGAGCGCTGCGCAGGCCGCGCCCATTCTCGTAACGGCCGTCGGCCAGCTGGTGCAGGCGTCGCCGATTCCGGGCACGACGCTCCCGGATTTTGCCGCGCCCATCGCCGATTTTTCCGATTTCGCGGCGTATTGGGTCATTGATCCGGATGCCGGAACCAGGATAACGACGCCGCTGCCGGCGCCGTCGATCGGCGAGACCGTCTACTTCCGCGGTTCGGTCATCGAGTTCGGCGCGGTGATCTCCGGTTTCGGTTTCGATCCGCTGTTCCTCACCAACAGCCCGGCGAGCCTGCGGCAGGCCTTCCTGCTCGACAATGCCATCAGCGGCACCCGGATCACCGATCAGTTCAGCATCGCGGGCGGCGCGTTCCTGGACGGGTCGGGCCTCGTGCGCGAGATCGCTTTCGATCGCGACCTTGGCGAGGACGTCTTTATTTCACTGTTCCAGGTCAACCTGTCTGAAGGCACCTTCCTGCCGGAGGACCCGCCGAGCCTGCTCGACGGCGATTCCTTTCCCGATCTCGACCGCGTGATCGAGACCGCGCAGTTCCGGTCGCTCATTCTTCGCTTCAGCCACGGCACGCCGACCACGGCCGCCGAGATGCGGGCGTTGCCGCAGATGACCTTCAACGGCATCAACATGTTCATCGGCTACACCTATCTCGACGACGTGGAGACGCCGGAACCGGCCGCCATCGGCCTCTTCGGTTTCGGCCTCGCCGCACTTGCGCTGCGCCGCCGCCGCCGCGCGGGCTGA
- a CDS encoding ABCB family ABC transporter ATP-binding protein/permease: MTAVPQQHPLRRFLPYLWPADKPGLKLRVAAALVLVLVAKATTLIMPFAYKAAIDSMTTPASEGVLLGVGLVFAYAAARFGGVLFDNVRNVIFERVGQTAAADLATEVFARIHDLSLRFHLERRTGALTRIIERGTKSVDTMLYFLAFNIAPTILELIAVCVIFQIKMGFEIVAATLVMVTLYIAFTRRVTEWRSELRRRMVDTDNRTTQRAVDSLLNYETVKYYSAETLERDRYRQSLLSYAGAAIRNENSLAALNIGQSFITNIMMGGAMAYTVWGWSEGRFTVGDVVLVNTLLAQLFRPLDMLGWVYREIKQGLIDMEAMFGLLDTVPEIADAPGAPPLAVSAGTVRFENVDFGYDPERQILHGVSFTIPAGNTVAVVGRSGAGKSTLSRILYRFYDIQAGRVTIDGQDIRAVTQASVRAAIGIVPQDTVLFNDTIGYNIGYGRAGAAQAEIEAAARQAQIHDFIVSLPQGYDTVVGERGLKLSGGEKQRVAIARTILKDPPILILDEATSALDSRTEAAIQDALSDVSARRTTLVIAHRLSTIVDADEILVMDKGRIAERGRHDDLLAKDGLYAEMWARQQAEADAAPDEARAAE, encoded by the coding sequence ATGACCGCCGTCCCGCAGCAGCATCCGCTGCGCCGTTTCCTCCCCTATCTGTGGCCCGCCGACAAGCCGGGCCTGAAACTGCGCGTCGCGGCTGCGCTCGTCCTCGTGCTCGTCGCCAAGGCGACGACGCTCATCATGCCTTTCGCGTACAAGGCCGCCATCGATTCGATGACGACGCCCGCGAGCGAGGGCGTCCTGCTCGGCGTCGGCCTCGTCTTCGCCTATGCGGCGGCGCGTTTCGGCGGCGTGCTGTTCGACAACGTCCGCAACGTGATCTTCGAGCGCGTCGGGCAGACGGCCGCCGCCGACCTCGCCACCGAGGTGTTCGCGCGCATCCACGACCTCAGCCTGCGCTTCCACCTCGAACGCCGCACCGGCGCGCTCACCCGCATCATCGAGCGCGGCACCAAGAGCGTCGACACGATGCTCTACTTCCTCGCCTTCAACATCGCGCCGACGATCCTCGAACTGATCGCCGTCTGCGTGATCTTCCAGATCAAGATGGGCTTCGAGATCGTCGCCGCGACGCTCGTCATGGTGACGCTCTACATCGCCTTCACGCGCCGCGTCACCGAATGGCGCAGCGAGCTTCGCCGCCGCATGGTGGACACCGACAACCGCACCACGCAGCGCGCCGTCGATTCGCTGCTCAACTACGAGACGGTGAAATACTACAGCGCGGAAACGCTGGAGCGGGACCGCTACCGCCAGTCGCTGCTCTCCTACGCGGGCGCCGCGATCAGGAACGAGAACTCGCTCGCCGCGCTCAACATCGGCCAGTCGTTCATCACCAACATCATGATGGGCGGCGCCATGGCCTACACGGTCTGGGGCTGGAGCGAAGGCCGGTTCACGGTCGGCGACGTGGTGCTGGTCAACACGCTGCTCGCGCAGCTGTTCCGCCCGCTCGACATGCTCGGCTGGGTGTACCGCGAGATCAAGCAGGGCCTCATCGACATGGAGGCGATGTTCGGCCTGCTCGACACCGTCCCCGAGATCGCCGACGCCCCGGGCGCGCCGCCGCTCGCCGTCAGCGCCGGCACGGTGCGCTTCGAGAATGTCGATTTCGGCTACGATCCCGAGCGCCAAATCCTGCACGGCGTCAGCTTCACGATCCCGGCGGGGAACACCGTCGCGGTCGTCGGCAGATCGGGCGCGGGCAAATCGACGCTGAGCCGCATCCTCTACCGCTTCTACGACATACAGGCGGGCCGCGTGACCATCGATGGGCAGGACATCCGCGCCGTGACGCAGGCGAGCGTGCGCGCCGCCATCGGCATCGTTCCGCAGGACACGGTGCTGTTCAACGACACGATCGGCTACAACATCGGCTACGGGCGCGCGGGCGCCGCGCAGGCGGAGATCGAGGCCGCCGCGCGGCAGGCGCAGATTCACGACTTCATCGTCTCGCTGCCGCAGGGCTACGACACGGTGGTCGGCGAGCGCGGCCTCAAGCTCTCCGGCGGCGAGAAGCAGCGCGTCGCCATCGCGCGCACGATCCTGAAGGACCCGCCGATCCTGATCCTCGACGAGGCGACGAGCGCGCTCGACAGCCGCACCGAAGCGGCGATCCAGGACGCGCTCTCCGACGTCTCGGCGCGGCGCACGACACTCGTCATCGCGCACCGTCTCTCCACCATCGTCGATGCCGACGAAATCCTCGTCATGGACAAGGGCCGCATCGCCGAGCGCGGACGCCACGACGACCTGCTCGCGAAGGACGGCCTCTACGCCGAGATGTGGGCCCGCCAGCAGGCGGAGGCCGACGCGGCCCCGGACGAGGCCAGAGCCGCCGAGTGA
- a CDS encoding MAPEG family protein, with translation MTLNSNVISMLQTIVAMGLLNLVMFVWMYATRIPAMNQAKIDPQSAQHPGALDTLPSEARRVADNYNHLFEAPTIFYAMVIAIVLLGHADQWHVLAAWAYVILRALHSLVQATFNRVMVRFALFGLSWVALGIMIVREVAALY, from the coding sequence ATGACCTTGAACAGCAACGTGATCTCGATGCTGCAGACCATCGTCGCGATGGGGCTGCTCAATCTGGTGATGTTCGTGTGGATGTACGCGACGCGGATACCCGCGATGAACCAGGCCAAGATCGACCCGCAGTCGGCGCAGCATCCGGGCGCACTCGACACGCTGCCGAGCGAGGCGCGCCGCGTCGCCGACAACTACAACCACCTCTTCGAGGCGCCGACGATCTTCTACGCGATGGTCATCGCCATCGTGCTGCTCGGCCACGCCGACCAGTGGCACGTGCTCGCGGCATGGGCCTACGTGATCCTGCGCGCGCTGCATTCGCTGGTGCAGGCGACGTTCAACCGCGTCATGGTCCGCTTCGCGCTGTTCGGCCTGTCGTGGGTCGCGCTCGGCATCATGATCGTCCGCGAGGTCGCGGCGCTCTACTGA
- the pgeF gene encoding peptidoglycan editing factor PgeF, whose product MTVPVLQTAALDGLPHGFLGRRGGVSEGIVAGLNVGLGSQDDRAAIAENRRRAVQAVLPGAGLVTLHQVHSPDAIAVTAPYPDDARPHADALATATPGLLLGILTADCAPVLLADREAGVVGATHAGWKGALGGVTDSVIAAMERLGAQRDRIAAAVGPCIARVSYEVDEAFFRRFCEADPENERFFLDGRAGHHQFDLEAYVGARLAAAGIGRVELLGEDTYANAEAYFSFRRATHRGEADYGRQIALIGLTA is encoded by the coding sequence ATGACCGTCCCCGTGCTCCAAACGGCCGCGCTGGACGGCCTCCCCCACGGCTTCCTCGGGCGGCGGGGCGGCGTTTCCGAAGGCATCGTCGCTGGGCTCAACGTCGGCCTCGGCTCGCAGGACGACCGCGCCGCCATCGCCGAGAACCGCCGCCGCGCCGTGCAGGCCGTGCTGCCCGGCGCGGGCCTCGTCACGCTGCATCAGGTGCACAGCCCGGATGCGATCGCCGTGACCGCACCTTACCCGGACGACGCGCGCCCGCACGCCGATGCGCTCGCAACGGCAACGCCCGGCCTGCTGCTCGGCATCCTGACGGCGGACTGCGCGCCCGTGCTGCTCGCCGACCGCGAGGCGGGCGTCGTCGGCGCGACGCACGCCGGGTGGAAGGGTGCGCTCGGCGGCGTCACCGATTCCGTCATCGCCGCGATGGAAAGGCTCGGCGCGCAGCGCGACCGCATTGCCGCCGCCGTCGGCCCCTGCATCGCCCGCGTCTCCTACGAGGTGGACGAAGCCTTCTTCCGCCGTTTCTGCGAGGCGGACCCCGAAAACGAGCGTTTCTTCCTCGACGGCCGCGCCGGCCATCACCAGTTCGACCTCGAAGCCTATGTCGGTGCGCGGCTTGCGGCGGCGGGCATCGGACGCGTCGAGCTTCTGGGGGAAGACACCTACGCAAACGCGGAGGCGTACTTCAGCTTCCGCCGCGCGACGCACCGCGGTGAGGCCGACTACGGGCGGCAGATCGCGCTGATCGGCCTTACGGCCTGA